From the genome of Streptomyces sp. NBC_00523:
GCGCGGGCGTCGCCGGCCTGCCCCCCACCGACGACCCCCGCCTCGCGGGCGTGGCCGCCTGGTCCCTCGCCCACGGCTTCGCCACGCTCCTGCTCAGCGGCAACCTGGACGACGCGGTGGGCGACCGGGACCCGGAGGAGGCCTTCCGTTTGGTCGGCCGACTGCTGTTCAACACGGGGGACACACCCGCCCCATGAGGGCTTATTTGGCGGTGAACTCGTACTGCACCTCGTACAGATGCCCCGCCTTCACCATGACCGTGGCCTCGATGGGACGCTCGTCATCGCTGTAGACGACGCGCAGCGTACGCAGCACCGGCAGCCCGCCAGGCAGGCGCAGCGCCTGGTACTGCTCCTGGGTGGGCACGCGCGCGGACACACGGTCGACGCTGAGCCGCGGCGGGTACCCCAGCTCCGCGAGCAGCGTCGGGGTTCCACCCGGGATCTTGCGGCGAACGGTCATCGCCGTTCCACTGACGATGTCCAGCGGGTAGTACGAGGCCACGAGTTCGGCGGGTTCGTCGTCGATCGCGAGCAACTGGCGCCGCAGCAGAGCCGGATCGCCCTCCGAAAGCCTCAGCGCCTCCGCAACATCCGCCGGTGGCTGGACCTCGGCCACTTCGAGCAGGGTGCTGTGCGCCCGAGCGCCGCCCTTCGCCGCTTCGGTCAGCCATCGGTACGGTTCCCCCTCGCCCGCCGGGGCCATGGACGCGGCCGGGCGCACGGTCCGCTGGCGGTGCTCGCGGACGGTCACCGACGCGCCCGCTCTGCCGAT
Proteins encoded in this window:
- a CDS encoding GntR family transcriptional regulator; its protein translation is MTVPKPEADAADRRSLHERIAADLRDQIMGGDLAPGANLPSTAHLKERFDASNATVQKAVQLLKDEELVIGRAGASVTVREHRQRTVRPAASMAPAGEGEPYRWLTEAAKGGARAHSTLLEVAEVQPPADVAEALRLSEGDPALLRRQLLAIDDEPAELVASYYPLDIVSGTAMTVRRKIPGGTPTLLAELGYPPRLSVDRVSARVPTQEQYQALRLPGGLPVLRTLRVVYSDDERPIEATVMVKAGHLYEVQYEFTAK